A portion of the Vespa velutina chromosome 5, iVesVel2.1, whole genome shotgun sequence genome contains these proteins:
- the LOC124949041 gene encoding cx9C motif-containing protein 4 encodes MTTTDPCKVFACKLQKCLRENVYQPSRCEDVLEDIRQCCIKHGPHSIVCDGIDTSKPYEHNTIDYRKVIR; translated from the exons ATGACGACAACTGATCCATGCAAAGTATTTGCATGTAAATTGCAAAAGTGTTTAAGAG AAAACGTATATCAGCCTTCTCGTTGCGAAGATGTATTAGAAGATATAAGACAATGTTGTATAAAGCATGGTCCACATTCTATCGTTTGTGATGGAATAGATACATCCAAACCGTATGAGCATAATACCATTGATTAT aGGAAAGTAATTAGATAG
- the LOC124949038 gene encoding GPI mannosyltransferase 1 encodes MDLLLFEKHCIIAFLLRIILVVYANFHDNYFNVPYTDIDYKVFTDAARHITEGDTPFKRHTYRYTPLLAFLLIPNIYIHKEFGKIFFSLIDIVVAIFIRRILTRQRWNDKIVNISVLLWLYNPLTIIISTRGNADTLAVVSVILTLDFLQRDQFLLAGLIHGFSIHFRLYPIIFSLAMFLSIKKYYRFIPNLNQFKFVSGCAFSLLSLTGFNYKLYGYQFLYESFLYHLTRTDVKHNFSVYFYMSYLSSEIESNMLKKILTLLPQIMLLISLSYKYSDKSDLPFALFTQAMVIVIYNSVMTSQYFFWFLSLLPVCLPNIKMSNSRSITLISAWILSQGIWLFFAYLLEFQGINTFSFIWISGLLFFTTNVKILMDLIRCYKVS; translated from the coding sequence ATGGATTTGTTATTGTTCGAAAAGCATTGCATAATTGCTTTTCTTCTGAGAATAATATTAGTGGTGTATGCAAACTttcatgataattattttaatgtgcCGTATACGGATATTGATTACAAAGTATTCACAGATGCTGCAAGGCACATAACAGAAGGTGATACGCCATTTAAACGTCACACTTATCGTTATACACCACTCTTAGCTTTTCTTTTGAttccaaatatttatatacataaagagtttggtaaaattttcttctctttaataGACATCGTAGTGgcaatatttataagaagaaTACTTACGCGACAAAGATGGAATGACAAGATAGTAAATATTAGTGTACTTCTTTGGTTATATAATCCacttacaataattatttctactaGAGGCAATGCAGATACTTTAGCAGTAGTATCAGTTATTTTAACGTTAGATTTTCTACAAAGAGATCAATTTCTTTTGGCCGGATTAATTCATGGCTTTTCAATACATTTCAGATTATATCCAATAATATTTAGCTTGGCTATGTTTCTatctattaagaaatattatcgttttataccgaatttaaatcaatttaaatttgtCAGTGGATGCgcattttctttactttcattGACTGGATTCAATTATAAACTTTATggttatcaatttttatatgaaagttTTCTCTATCATTTAACAAGAACGGATGTTAAGCACAATTTTTCAGTTTATTTCTACATGTCCTATTTGTCATctgaaatcgaatcgaatatgttaaaaaaaattttaacattattaccgCAAATAATGTTGTTGATATCATTGTCATACAAATACTCGGATAAATCTGATCTACCGTTTGCGTTATTCACTCAGGCCATGGTAATTGTAATATACAATTCAGTAATGACGtctcaatatttcttttggtttttatCACTTTTACCAGTTTGCTTACCAAACATAAAAATGAGCAATTCTAGATCTATAACTTTAATTTCTGCTTGGATCTTGAGTCAAGGTATATGGCTATTTTTTGCTTATTTGTTAGAATTTCAAGGCAtcaatactttttcatttatatggaTTTCAggacttttgttttttactacTAATGTTAAAATTTTGATGGATCTTATTCGTTGTTACAAAGTATCATAA